A region of the Siniperca chuatsi isolate FFG_IHB_CAS linkage group LG23, ASM2008510v1, whole genome shotgun sequence genome:
ATTTATTAGCATATGCAGAACtaccagaaaaacagaaaaataatcattctATTGTAAAGTTGTATCTATAGTAACTGTAACAATATGACCCCTGTCCTTATGTCTAAAGCAGATTAGTGAACATAGCCTTGCTCATGGAAAATAGAAGCTTGTATGCACACTACCAAGGAGTTTTGAACCAAcaattttcaaactttttatcAGCCTTGCCAGTCGGCTCCCTGCATTCAAGGCATCTGTCTCCAAGGTTTTTACCGTCATCTGCATCAGTTAACCCATACACCAATCAGAATAACTGCACACACTGAATGTACACCCTCCCCACAGATTGATTTCCACTATGTCTGCATTACCAGTCAGACCACTGACTCCAATAAACCCACAGTGCTAATTGTTAAGCTCATTAAGCCTGAACTCCTCCATCCCTTCTCATCTGTGACATTCATTCATGGTGAATACAGAATGTTGTTCTGCTGTCCTTCCTGTGTATTCTGTGTGTGGACCGTCCGCCATTGTAGATACATCATCAAATGATTATTACTATCATTATGcttactattgttattattgttccGGGGTGAAGAGCAAGGACACAAACATCCAAACGTCCATGCAATTATGCGAACGCAGACGCTTCAAGCAATCGTGAGTTGTAGTCTGAGGTGTTGTCATTTGCGTTCATGTACTTGCATACTTGTGCCCTAAGAATATAAAATCACTTGGACACTTAAGCGTGATCATACATCTGCCTTCTACTTCCGAGGGATAGGAGGACCAAGACGTGGCCTTGGATAACATAAAGTAGCATATTTAGCTACTTTATTTATTCCATAGCTACTGGCAGAGAAGCAATGAACAATCTGAAAAGCTCTGAGGCTTATCAGTACTTCCATAGTAATAAAGTCAGCCAGGTTTTGTTGGGACACAACCATGTCTATTTAAAAGCAGACTGATGCAAGTTATTACTTATGGATTCGTTTTCTTTTGTTTGGGGATGAAAACTGTATCATTTCTGACAGGAACTATCCCTTTTCATTTTCGGTTTATGTTCAACACACCGTTGCTCACGACCTAAAGGTGGCCCAGGTCGTAGGTCAGGTGCACATTGTGATGTAGGTCCGACCTGCTACTGGAGATGCCAGTTCTGTTGAGAGAGGAGACGGACGTGGAAATCCGTAAAACCATCAACCTGATCAATTCTGTTTCCTTTTATAGAAGCTTTTATTGAGCATTATTAAGACTGTAGAAGCAGAGTGGGGGGTTtttggcacaacttcacctacttccaCGGTGCATGGAgttagaaaaaaatctaaagaggtcaaaactccagcaacattTGTAGTAtacagaacaactttattgttagACCAACGCATTGcggcttgtggccttcatcagggtcatctgTTATTAAGACTCTGCCTTTGATattatttatctttaaaaaagatATTCATTCAAGTTTTGTATTGAACATGTTTTGAAACCTTTAAAATTCTTTGGTCAAACACATGATTTTGCACAAGTGGTTTTATCCTTAAATGCACAACTGTGATTTCTATTCATCTTGACCGTAATAATTGTAGCAGAAAAGTGCTGCACCACTGATGCTGTTTTATTGAAACCTGGTGATGCATCAGGATACTTATCGACTTAAGGAGTCCTTCAATTATTTATGCTTAAATTTGTCAAACGTGTTTTTATAATGACCATTGTAATATTTTCAGtagtatttttgttgtttctcttgctgtatgtacagtatgtgacttACTAGAATGTTGTGGATGCTTTAGGTTGTTCTATTTCAACCACATTGTTCCCATATACACAATAAAGTATGCCCTTGGACTGCATGGATTACTGGCTTACCTTTGGTAGACCAGGCCAGCTCGATTCACTACAAAGACACTTCCATCAGTCGCCACTTCAACCATTGTCGCAGACCCTGACACTTGTTGCCAGCCACTGATTTCACAGGTGGTTGGTGTGATTTTTCTGTCAGAAAGAAGCACACACGATGAGACACACCCTGTTTGAGGTGTCAGCTCCCCAAATTCCTGCAGGTCCCACTGAAACAGGCTTGATTGTAACTGAGCCCAGTCTGTGCCAAGCCGTTCCACTCAGGAAATACGCATAATTGTTGCTGTCTGTTGCGACCACTTCCCCCTGCCCAGCATCAGTCTGTACAGTAGGATACGGCCCTGGGACCTCCTCGTAGGTCCACGCTGTGGAGAGTAAACCATCAGTGATATAAGTGGATACTATATAtcaatttaaagaaaaacaaaattctaaTTTCACCTTTAATGGGTTTAACACAGCACCAGCAAGTAGGCTGCGACAGCTCTcatgttgtgtctgtgtttgtgagtcTGTAGTCAGCAGTGCAACTGctttttcaggcagttcaggaaaGTTAGAGAGAAATGTTCAGGATTTCACGCCTGCAAAGTACTATGTAGTATGTTATGAAAGACAAAGCAAACGTGAAAGGACACACTGCACAGGTGAAGATGTGTTCGTGTTAGGTGTTGATTATGCAAAGTTGATTTGAGGAGAACGATGCCAGATCAGGATATGATGTTCCAATAACAATTGTTATATCgtcttttatttgaaaattcaCAGGGAAACATGGGGAGAGCGCAAGTGAGACACATGCAACAACAATGTTCCTCAAGCCAGAATCAAACCAGGGTTGTTGCAATTACATGGCATGCATCTTACACCACTAGGCTCCATGCACACCACAATTTCTTTTTGTCAGGGAAGcaacacacagatataaacaAATTAAGAACACAAATTCCTACATACAATGCTATCCCTGCATGGACACAGTtcaaaagtacaaagtacaaaaaaagaaaacatacagaatCTGACACATCCGGCCCACCCATTGCAAAACAAGGGAACTCAATAAGCTCACCCGACTCCAGTAAAGATTAATCCACAATACATGATAACACTCATCTTAAATTCATTGCAATACATGGCatcatttttttccattcatATGTGGTGAAGTCTGGCCTGCAAATTTTAAGACTGAGTGATTGCTATATGTTAACCAAAATGTGTCACAAATACAtatctctgtttctgtgcatGTTGCACGTGTGAGTTATTCCTTACACATGACGAGTGCATCATTCATTGACCTTCCCATGTAGCTCTAACGGAATTATCTTTTTAGCTATAATTTCTCCGATCACAAGATGACTGAAGGAAAAAACAGGTCAGACTTTTCTGCAACTGAGGAAACATATCAGTAATCTCATGTCCGTttactgtgacatttaaaatcCAGCATAAATGTTTTAGTAAAGGTAATCATAAGCAGTGCAACCATCCGCACTGATGATTTCAAATTTGAatcctttattatttatattgataCAAGATCTAAATCCAGCGGAACTGCTGCACTCACTGAATGATGTTTACACATGCAAATTGCACATTTGTATCATGGTTTTAAGTCTGATCCTGGTTTTGATCACATTCAGGATATGGCATTTACAATGTAACATGACAAGCCAGCTTATTCATATCCCTGTTTTTCACAGTATCCAGGTTTCTACCATCTTTGTGTAGGTGTGTCTTGATTCATCTCAGCCCCTCATTTCTGTAATGACAGAGAGTTACTGACTGTCTGAACTCTGGATGTAGCTTCTCCATCTGATCGTGGCAAACAATAAGTAACAATACAATTTGTGATCTGCATTGCATTACTAAAGTCAGACTTTCCCTGTATTTCAGCTCGATGATCACCATTACAATACATATTACTTGTTCTAATGACTACTACGTAACTGGAGTTGAtgacacacctgcacacatggCAGAGACTGATCAGAAACCGGTTATTCCAGCTGGCATATCCAGCTGAAGTGTCTCACTCACCGCTATTTTCCCTGTTCTGTTATcttattggttttatttttgccaGAGCAGCTCCCATTTCTAAAGCGTGAAATTCCCTTGTGATTGTATATAAATACCTGTATTTATTGGCAGTTGACTTCACGTTCATAAATACTAGCCTATCTGTAAACAAGCAGTCATTCCCAAGCAGCTGCACTGCAGATAaatctactattttaaaatttacaaaaattacaaaatgttgtcATATTCAAGTACAGCCACAAAGCATGTTACCACATCTAAATGGGCTGTACATGCGTATTTATGCTTGTAAAACATGAAAGATGTCGGCTGATCTATGTAACAGAGTAAGTGTGCCTGCTGAAGAACAGGCGCTCCACTTCTAAAAATGCTAAAGATGCTGTGTACATTCTGCATAAGATCATCCATCTTGTTTTCCAAGGACTGGACGAGCTGTCCTTGATACATTGTTTAACAGCTAAACTTATATAAAAacttaatcattttgtctactaaatgtcagaaaatagtggaaaaagGCCCATCAAAATGTCCAGGTgcattcaaattgcttgttttaccGGAAGAACCggaaaaacatcaaatcttTACATGAGGAGCTGGAAACTAATTTTGCTGTGTGAAAAATAACTAAAGCAGTTTATCGATTACCAAAACACTTGCAGATGAAAATTCAGTCGATTAATAgacaactaatcaattaatctcaCTGTTGCAACTCTACATATTTTGTCGTCATGATTTGATAACAGCTCAGCTATCCCAAAAGTTCAGAACGACATGATATTTAAATGACAGGCAACCTCCTTGGTCACTTAGGCGTTTATACATGTGTGAGTATACAAgacatgcctgtgtgtgtttgtgatgaatGTCCTTTTTTTGTGCACGTGTTCATTAGATATGGTAAAAAGCAGCATGGTGTAAAACAAGAGCTCTGCATACAATTACCAGATAAGGAAAAGAGACAAGATTACTGGTGAACTTTCTGTAATATTTACTATGAAATCTGAGCAAGGTTGACCAACAGGTCTCTGGTTTGACATGGAATcctctaaaacagtttcttttctttctttcttttttacaattTAGCTGGATAGCATAAATACTTCAAAATCTCCTTCTGACTGATGTTAACTGTGTCTTTTAATTCTGCAGCCTAGACAGAGATTTTTTACATCCCAAGCCAAGAGCGGGAAAAGATATTTGTCCAGTCAAACGTTTGTGTAGCTCTTTGGAAATGAGGTAGTTCTGTTGTCTTGAGCTCAACCTCCAGCTCAGTTGGGTCTGAACTGCTGCATTCACACCGGTTTGgtttatttgaacatttctatatttcatttacatgtgTTATATAAAATACACATCAAACATACGGAATATATGGGGCCATGAATGCAAGGTGCAGCACAAATGGCAGGTTTAAATGGTGCTACAGTGTTTTATGGTTACTTTATAAGCTTTGGCCAGCAGGGCTCACAACATCTGGGCACCcgtttgttttctgtgtcaccTGGGCAGAGATCTTGACAGGCCTTGAACTAGAGCCAAGAGCGGTAGGTATTTGTGGAATCAAAAGTGTGTGTAATAAATCAATGCCTATGACATTTCCCCCCTGACAGCTGGATTGGGGTTGTGATGTGGCAGAATTAGAGAATGAAACCATTTTGCACCCTATTGGGCTCTTTTGTAGGATGCTTTACAAACTGACTGCAGCAGTAGGGTCTGTAGGGCAAGCTGGAAAAATGTGCTTTcatcagagagaaataaaacccTTGAgggatttattattattattattattattattattattattattattattattaatcatttatccATTCAGCTTGCAtgtttgaaatttgaaaatatagagtagagagagagacgaagTGCCGGTCTGAAGGTTGTATGAGGGTTTTTTGTACCTCTTTTTACCCACACctcatggggaaaaaaataacttttagaAACTAATCTGACATGAGAAGAATCTCCTCAACAATTTAAAATCGACTACAGTGATCTTAATAAGGGGAGCAAAGCATGcatttaatctctctctgtgcaCGTTCtactttgtgctgctgctgcctttcTGTTAATCTGACGCCATTCAATGCAGACTTGAGTCATGTCGGAAGTTTTCAGTAAAAATTACTTCCTTATTCAGACACGAGATGTTAAATTGCCATCACATTGATGTAAAGAGGTGGCTATAGTTATGAGCTtttaaaagtgcaatatttggAATAGACCAACCAGGCTGACTGGTGTCATGTTTATAATGAGCACTTAGCATCACTATCAATTCGTCTTCCAGAAAAGTGTTCTCTATACGGAAGGGATTTTATTGGTTTGAACTCCTACGTGAGAgaacatcaaataaaatgtataagtGCAATTTATGAACCCAGAAACAATGGTATCAATACATCTTTCCATTTCCCACATTGCTCTCCccattttcagaaaataaaaatatatcttCTCCACAAATGCACAGCACAAATGGACATATTTACGCATTAAACCtgtttaagaaaaaaacaacaatataaaagGATGACCTTATCTGTCATAGCTGAGCTGTTGCACCATCTGCCAACCATAAAGCATCATAGAAAGGATAGGGTACTGAAGGTCAGGGTAATGGACTGAAACAAatccacaataaataaataaataaataaaaagaaatcaggCACAAAGCACTTACATGTTGTTAGGGTGTCATATTCATTTGAAACACTGCCAGTGAAGATGAGGGAATGCAGTTAGCATGTAGGTGTTGAATGGTGGATTGATTTATGGCTCCATTTGTTCCTTGTGTTGCTGAGCTAAATTGGTAATATCACAAAActattattatacattactaTGAGGAAATGATGTTTTATGCTGTCTCTTTTCAGCACACAGATATTTATCACAGTACACAAACAACAAGGAAACAAGACCAATGCCGGCACACACATGCCTGAAATGAAAGATTATATGAGTGAGGGGTTGTACCATGTACCAAGGCAGAGTCCTAATACCTCAGCGGCAAGGGTTCAAAACCAgcctgcagtctctctctccctccccctttcctgtctatttTCAGTTgcactatctaataaaggcacaaaaaaaaactctaatTGGAAACAAATCTACCTcagaaaaggatttttttttacctccacCAGGATCACATGTTATCCACTCCAAGTAAATTTGGTCCCAACTTAAACCATGGGACAGGGAACAGTGATAAGTTTTTGATGCAGATCAGTCAGGCATGAGGCTCAGAAGCAAAGACAATTTTTTCCTGGATTCCTTTGTTTCAGACTAATTTTTAAGTATAGGCTACATTCATTTCCACCTGAAAAGATTCAACATatgccatttttattttaaaaaggagcaTTTTTTACAACTCATATCCatgctgaaaatatttgtttttaatattccaTTCTGCTTTTCCATAACATGTTGCCAAATTCTTGCAGATGTGGTCTTTTTGATATTAACTGCCTTAAGAAATCCTGCAAACTGGAATTGAAATTTCATATATAGATGGTGTTATGCCAACATAATACACTTGAATGGCAAAAACTCAGGGCTCATGAGTCTGACTCAGAATTTTGCACAATTCATCCATGTACAAAGTCTCAGTATTTGTGGGCAGGATTTAAAtgtgctattgataacactgacaacatccagccactagatgacgcactccccctccccccttccattccagtggttgccagttcgttgcacaacctgcgtatttcatggtcgagtggagtgagactcagactcagtcatatcaagtgatgaatctttcgtgatggagtaatgaattcattttgcaacatatagctgtacattagct
Encoded here:
- the LOC122871608 gene encoding fish-egg lectin-like, whose protein sequence is MRAVAAYLLVLCYGLLSTAWTYEEVPGPYPTVQTDAGQGEVVATDSNNYAYFLSGTAWHRLGSVTIKPVSVGPAGIWGADTSNRVKITPTTCEISGWQQVSGSATMVEVATDGSVFVVNRAGLVYQRTGISSSRSDLHHNVHLTYDLGHL